A single window of Salvia splendens isolate huo1 chromosome 6, SspV2, whole genome shotgun sequence DNA harbors:
- the LOC121808353 gene encoding cytochrome c oxidase copper chaperone-like, with protein MPSYIFKKFEHFSLWIRLEILLIPPLNIFNMFSNWIWFWKFSLGRIQLMGAGSSSQNSSPVVSIKSLDDQGSAPDVKPKKKICCACPDTKKLRDECIVEHGESACEKWIEAHRKCLRAEGFNV; from the exons ATGCCGTCTTATATCTTCAAAAAGTTTGAGCATTTTTCTCTTTGGATTCGATTAGAAATACTATTGATCCCCCCACTAAACATATTTAACATGTTTTCGAATTGGATTTGGTTTTGGAAATTTTCCTTGGGGAGAATTCAGCTG ATGGGTGCCGGATCTTCAAGTCAGAACTCCTCTCCTGTTGTATCCATAAAATCGTTGGATGACCAAGGTTCTGCGCCCGATGTAAAGCCAAAGAAGAAGATCTGTTGTGCTTGCCCCGACACTAAGAAGTTGAGGGATGAATGCATTGTGGAGCATGGCGAATCTGCTTGTGAAAAATGGATTGAGGCTCACCGCAAATGCCTTCGTGCAGAAGGGTTTAATGTTTGA